One segment of Triticum aestivum cultivar Chinese Spring chromosome 2A, IWGSC CS RefSeq v2.1, whole genome shotgun sequence DNA contains the following:
- the LOC123186555 gene encoding uncharacterized protein — MGNELDAFSAELRRRPEVRIINKYAVVAAYVTITLKSVGALLLLWATVVLLGGFVSSMTKDDFWSVTIITFPQAAGVFEEIGFAGADIYWVWDLLIGADIKSWVQKCQCELNQLPMRQWWKKQIQKVVLVLIVIALSVQVALLAVTGPLVCMLVSSRAIMQDHGIADGEAFKANMKRTLNLFYIAAFAHGGICALWMLAQGVDDKWIEVIVSRQHGFSWEVLGAYLRKTKQMCLNHPGSVTSWNLITYGADLLDSSLPEEYAAGGRVLTMLIDKDVALQVRRLLIRSPRQRIEKLIGTLAWRSPDDQEMRWLAARIVEHLAADLNLAHFPGALECISSLLDQDTLLLAFVHLQGTMDQVLPALRILENLAHNRHNCALIYNANDLLSKIVAPVSSDKLVEDIRSSVAWTKVVDGSLKVVSRLMDSSGSTGQDMCKLIADDNDAVKNLEAVLDMDMKSNNGMIELQMRAIEVLTQLVLRHPACTSAEELIKRALHIFLTADWMQDYLKDEKRKIEHQTTSHVQKKMKEAKETASRLKEQAGATLAMLSSDSEAIKCFTGCNDDVNNLTELLDTDIKTINCIISATDTVEIEISIECRVSAALILKNLNNYVKEPTLRKVLRQLLPVQQDEQSHNKHRSLQAALLSLITVIRANTNLNLAPILISQKPADTLEDLVVRLQRMSENLHVTPACLAIQKLTCEMVIEFMKHDRNVRVIDQHNIVGTLLKASEMMVGLENSMLFAAVDPDCYGVPLRPFSSVLAKNAEDLLTQRKQALGINNVPVGTPVP, encoded by the exons ATGGGAAATGAGCTTGATGCTTTCTCGGCGGAGCTTCGACGCCGGCCTGAAGTAAGGATCATCAACAAGTATGCCGTCGTCGCCGCGTACGTCACAATTACTCTTAAATCCGTCGGGGCCTTGCTGCTTTTGTGGGCCACCGTGGTCCTGCTGGGTGGCTTCGTCTCGTCGATGACGAAGGACGATTTTTGGTCTGTGACCATCATCACATTTCCGCAGGCTGCCGG GGTATTCGAAGAAATCGGATTTGCTGGCGCGGATATATATTGGGTTTGGGATCTTCTTATTGGAGCGGACATTAAATCTTGGGTACAAAAGTGTCAGTGTGAACTTAACCAGTTGCCTATGAGACAATGGTGGAAGAAACAAATACAAAAAGTCGTGTTAGTTCTAATAGTTATCGCTCTGTCCGTGCAAGTGGCGCTCCTCGCTGTTACTGGACCATTGGTTTGCATGCTTGTGTCGAGTCGTGCAATAATGCAAGACCATGGCATCGCGGACGGGGAGGCATTTAAAGCAAATATGAAGCGGACGCTGAACTTATTCTACATCGCAGCATTTGCTCACGGCGGCATATGCGCATTGTGGATGCTGGCTCAAGGGGTGGATGATAAGTGGATCGAGGTTATTGTCAGCCGCCAACATGGTTTCAGCTGGGAGGTACTCGGTGCATATTTGCGCAAAACGAAGCAGATGTGTCTAAATCACCCCGGGTCGGTGACAAGCTGGAATTTGATCACGTATGGTGCCGACTTGCTGGATTCCAGCTTACCAGAAGAATATGCGGCTGGAGGGAGGGTACTAACAATGCTGATTGATAAGGATGTAGCATTACAGGTAAGACGGCTGCTGATCAGGTCACCCAGACAAAGAATAGAGAAGCTGATCGGCACCCTTGCTTGGAGAAGCCCAGACGACCAAGAGATGAGATGGCTTGCAGCAAGGATTGTGGAGCATCTCGCTGCCGACCTCAACCTTGCTCACTTTCCGGGAGCATTGGAATGCATATCCTCCCTCCTCGATCAAGATACCCTCCTATTGGCATTTGTACATCTGCAAGGAACAATGGACCAGGTTTTGCCAGCCTTGAGAATTCTAGAGAACctagctcacaacaggcataactGCGCACTGATATACAACGCCAATGATCTTCTTTCAAAAATAGTTGCGCCTGTCAGCTCTGACAAATTAGTAGAAGATATCAGAAGCAGTGTCGCATGGACCAAGGTAGTAGATGGATCACTGAAAGTGGTGAGCCGGCTGATGGATTCTTCAGGAAGCACCGGCCAAGACATGTGCAAGCTAATTGCAGATGATAATGATGCGGTCAAAAACTTGGAGGCCGTTCTAGACATGGATATGAAGAGCAACAATGGTATGATAGAGCTACAGATGAGAGCTATAGAGGTTCTTACACAATTAGTCTTGCGTCATCCAGCATGTACTTCTGCAGAAGAACTTATCAAGAGGGCACTGCACATCTTCCTTACTGCAGATTGGATGCAAGATTATCTGAAAGATGAGAAAAGGAAGATCGAGCACCAGACTACAAGTCATGTACAAAAGAAGATGAAAGAAGCCAAGGAAACTGCAAGCCGGCTCAAAGAACAGGCTGGTGCAACATTGGCCATGCTATCTAGTGATTCAGAGGCTATCAAGTGTTTCACAGGATGTAATGATGATGTCAATAATCTTACTGAGTTGCTTGACACCGATATCAAGACCATCAACTGCATAATAAGTGCAACAGATACTGTGGAAATAGAGATCAGCATTGAATGTCGTGTTAGCGCAGCACTCAtcttgaagaatttgaacaactatGTCAAGGAACCAACTTTACGGAAG GTACTCAGACAATTGCTTCCTGTACAACAAGACGAGCAGAGCCACAACAAGCACAGGAGCCTGCAAGCAGCGCTGTTATCACTCATCACAGTGATTCGTGCAAACACCAATCTTAATCTTGCACCAATCTTAATTTCGCAGAAGCCGGCGGATACCCTGGAAGACTTGGTGGTGAGGCTCCAAAGGATGTCGGAGAACTTGCATGTCACCCCCGCGTGTCTCGCGATACAGAAGCTTACTTGCGAGATGGTTATAGAATTCATGAAGCATGATCGAAATGTCAGAGTGATCGACCAGCACAATATCGTCGGCACATTACTGAAGGCTTCAGAGATGATGGTGGGACTTGAGAACAGCATGCTTTTCGCTGCAGTCGATCCAGACTGCTATGGGGTTCCTCTAAGGCCTTTCTCTTCTGTTCTCGCTAAAAATGCCGAAGATCTTTTGACACAGAGGAAACAGGCACTGGGCATCAACAATGTGCCTGTCGGTACACCAGTACCATGA